A genomic window from Daphnia magna isolate NIES linkage group LG9, ASM2063170v1.1, whole genome shotgun sequence includes:
- the LOC123475980 gene encoding uncharacterized protein LOC123475980: MTLFSNVGIYVDRERSGRFDDWLAHLESVLVLGDFEESRKIILLHSKLYGEAADEFDNFKVENPISARIYDRVKERLIKLFHSTETRSKQSVEFHNMQREPEENMRRYANRIRKAFHLAFPIKSTIDKATAFSREQIMMDRFLEGLSFDVQNRLKYKEFATFEKLIEKAEMTAMAVEEAQVRSRLNAFQAKYVEPNREFTKVKEALDRLSTQVESNTHQKHLEENMEKMQRHLSTRRNVSFSQRSPQLNPPINKTGNLYFCDFHNDWGYHSINNCKARESQANDKCFRCKEIGHRANFCPQIKNLKPTPPEGYDGNGKKLPLFEERGN, from the coding sequence atgacgttatttagtaacgtcggaatttacgtagaccgtgaacgctccggtcgctttgatgactggcttgcacatctagaatcagtactggttttaggcgattttgaggagtcaagaaaaattatcttactacactccaaattgtatggtgaagcggctgatgagtttgataactttaaaGTTGAAAACCCAATTAGCGCGCGAATTTACGACAGAGTAAAGGAgcgtttaattaaacttttccactctacagagaccagatctaaacaaagcgttgaatttcataatatgcaaCGGGAACCCGAAGAGAATATGAGACGTTATGCGAATCGCATACGCAAGGCCTTCCATTTAGCTTTTCCTATAAAATCCACGATAGATaaagcaacagctttttccagagaacaaaTTATGATGGATAGATTTCTGGAAGGGCTGTCTTTCGACGTCCAGAACAGACTTAAATATAAAGAATTcgcaacttttgaaaaactcatagaaaaagctgaaatgacggccatggcggtagaagaagcccaagttagatccagactaaatgcttttcaggccaaatacgTCGAACCTAATAGAGAATTTACTAAAGTAAAGGAAGCTTTAGATCGCCTTAGTACCCAGGTGGAATCAAACACtcaccaaaaacatttagaagaaaacatggagaaaatgcaaagaCATTTATCCACCAGGagaaacgtgagtttttcacagcgctcaccacagttaaaccctccaatcaataaaacagggaatttatatttttgtgattttcacaacgattggggctatcactcaataaacaattgtaaagcaagggagagtcaagctaatgataaatgttttcgttgtaaagaaattggacaccgagcaaacttttgtccccagataaaaaatttgaaacccactcctccagagggttatgacggaaatgggaaaaaactccctttgtttgaagaaaggggaaactaa